The following proteins come from a genomic window of Gimesia chilikensis:
- a CDS encoding outer membrane protein, whose translation MNCFKTFLAVGVTLSASFFCAADAQAGVYECFNEDDLLDCVPCVEDCWTDRVSFYISANNYASVNHMESGGFNTWAFSANSGSDNNVAYDFGLALGTRIPIGCKCKALRFEVEGAFRDLGGLTTTSFQLEGPIQTYVVDYDDRWSVMTNCWLDFPLKNNKTIYIGGGIGANGGKVSIDDTYVSGQSRFNRFAWQIGGGVTWDVSQRVTLDLGYRYMDYGSTFVDLNDNFNPNNAAGNYIADLTSHQVMLGIRFNSLGNLIGRR comes from the coding sequence ATGAACTGCTTTAAAACCTTTCTGGCTGTGGGAGTCACGTTGTCTGCGAGTTTCTTCTGTGCAGCAGACGCACAGGCCGGTGTTTACGAGTGCTTTAACGAAGACGATTTACTGGACTGCGTCCCCTGTGTCGAGGACTGCTGGACCGACCGTGTTTCGTTCTATATTTCCGCAAACAACTACGCGTCGGTGAATCACATGGAGAGCGGCGGGTTTAATACCTGGGCCTTTTCCGCGAACAGCGGATCAGACAATAACGTGGCCTATGATTTCGGCCTGGCCCTGGGGACCCGCATTCCCATCGGCTGCAAGTGTAAGGCACTGCGGTTTGAAGTCGAAGGCGCCTTCCGTGATCTGGGCGGACTGACGACGACCAGCTTTCAGCTCGAAGGCCCTATCCAGACCTACGTGGTTGACTACGATGATCGCTGGAGTGTGATGACCAACTGCTGGCTCGATTTTCCGCTGAAAAACAACAAGACGATTTATATCGGCGGTGGTATCGGAGCGAACGGCGGAAAAGTGAGCATTGACGATACCTACGTGAGCGGTCAATCGCGATTCAATCGCTTTGCCTGGCAGATCGGGGGCGGCGTGACCTGGGATGTCAGTCAGCGTGTAACATTGGACCTGGGTTACCGCTACATGGATTACGGTTCGACCTTCGTCGATCTGAATGACAATTTTAATCCCAATAACGCTGCCGGGAATTACATTGCCGACCTGACCTCACACCAGGTGATGCTGGGCATCCGGTTTAACTCGCTGGGGAACCTGATTGGTCGCCGGTAA